A stretch of DNA from Candidatus Aminicenantes bacterium:
CGAAGGTCCAGAAATACAGGCGGCTGACCCTTTTCATGGTGATCTTTATCCCTATTTTGACGAACGGTGTGCACATGATTTTCACTCGCCCGAATTCCCGCTTCTTCAACATCATCGGCATCGTTTACATCCTGTTGCTGTCGTTCTGGACCTATGTCATCATCCGCTTGCTGCTGCGCATCAAGAAACTAAAAAAAAGTTGAACTTAATTCCGCGCTTGGTTACAATGGTTTTTTTAAGGAGAAATCATGTTTGACAAAAAAGTCTACCAAACGAGGCGCGACAAACTGTGCCGCAGGATGAAATCGGGGCTGCTGCTTTTCCTGGGCAACAACGAGAGCCCGATGAATTACCCGGGCAACTGCTACCATTACCGCCAGGACAGCACTTTTTTATATTTTTTCGGCCTGAGCTATCCCGGGCTGGCCGCGGTCATCGACATCGACGAGGGGCGGCAGACGGTCTTCGGCAACGATCTCGATCTCGACGACATCATCTGGATGGGCCCGCAACCGTCGCTGAAAAGCCGCTGCGCCAAGGTCGGCCTCAGCGAAACCCGGCCGCTGGCCAAGCTCGAGGAAACCATAAAAGTTGCCCAGCAGAACGGACGCCAGGTCCGTTTCCTCCCGCCCTACCGGCCGGAGAACGCCCTGCAATTGGAAAAACTGCTGGGCATCCAGAACAGCGCCATCAAAAATTTCGCGTCTCCCGATTTTGTCAAGGCGGTGATCGCCCTGCGCTCGCTCAAGGGACGCGAGGAGATCGTTGAGATCGAAAAGGCCTTGTCCACCACGGCGGCCATGTACCGGGAAGCCATGGTCATGACCCGCCCCGGCCTCTATGAAAGGGACATCGCCGGCAAAATCGAAGGCATCGCCCTGGCCGGCGGCGGCCAGCTGGCCTTCCCGGCCATCGTCTCCGTTCACGGCGAAACATTGCACAACCACTACCATGGCAACCGGTTGCAAAAAGGCGACCTGCTGCTCATCGATTCAGGCTGCGAATCGGAATCGGGCTACGCCAGCGACATCACCCGCACCATCCCGGTGGGCGGGAAATTCAGCCCGCTGCAGAAGGCGATCTATGAAACGGTGTTGGACATGCAGCTTTCGGCCATCGCCATGATCAAGCCAGGGGCCAGCTACCGCGCCATCCACCTCAAGACCTGCGAAATCCTGGTCCGGCATCTGAAAGAACTCGGCCTGATGAAAGGCGATGCCGGGGCGGCCGTGGCGACCGGCGCCCACGCCCTGTTCCTGCCGCACGGGCTGGGACACATGATGGGGCTGGACGTCCACGACATGGAGGACCTGGGCGAAAACGACGTGGGCTACGATGAAAAAACGAAGCGCAGCGAGCAGTTCGGGCTGGCCTATTTGCGCTTGGCCAAGAAACTCGCCCCCGGGTACGTCCTCACCGTCGAACCGGGGATATACTTCATCCCGGCCCTGATCGACCAGTGGCGAGCCGAAAAAAAGGCGGCCGCCTTCATCAATTATGCCGCCGTGGAAAAATTGCGCACGTTCGGCGGCATCCGCATCGAGGACAATGTCCTGGTCCTCCCCCGCGGGAGACAGGTCCTGGGGCCGGAGATTGCCAAGACGGTCAGCGACCTGGAAAAAGTCGTTCCACGCACCTAGCGCCAGGGATTCTAAGGCAAGCGAAAAACGGGTCGGCAAAAAAATATTGACTTTTTCCCCGATGTCGGATATCATTAAATTTTAACTTAAACCATCTAAAGA
This window harbors:
- a CDS encoding aminopeptidase P family protein, which codes for MFDKKVYQTRRDKLCRRMKSGLLLFLGNNESPMNYPGNCYHYRQDSTFLYFFGLSYPGLAAVIDIDEGRQTVFGNDLDLDDIIWMGPQPSLKSRCAKVGLSETRPLAKLEETIKVAQQNGRQVRFLPPYRPENALQLEKLLGIQNSAIKNFASPDFVKAVIALRSLKGREEIVEIEKALSTTAAMYREAMVMTRPGLYERDIAGKIEGIALAGGGQLAFPAIVSVHGETLHNHYHGNRLQKGDLLLIDSGCESESGYASDITRTIPVGGKFSPLQKAIYETVLDMQLSAIAMIKPGASYRAIHLKTCEILVRHLKELGLMKGDAGAAVATGAHALFLPHGLGHMMGLDVHDMEDLGENDVGYDEKTKRSEQFGLAYLRLAKKLAPGYVLTVEPGIYFIPALIDQWRAEKKAAAFINYAAVEKLRTFGGIRIEDNVLVLPRGRQVLGPEIAKTVSDLEKVVPRT